One genomic segment of Ignavibacteriota bacterium includes these proteins:
- a CDS encoding DUF3160 domain-containing protein: protein MKTQVVMLMVVYAAVSYTVHAQQESVYTSEKFLDKYGERVQPPPFNFDRDISGLTLEELRYLRNEPFARKGYLFKDAVLRAWFQQYDWYQPIWWVPSWKVTLETREEAFVARVRAREEEMLGRNFIQQGRMLKANLRNLLNTKQFATVSDTLMRALDANGFAIVPEKQLQIFDVYEENDYNLVPSFVTTDLFLQLIHMHFSFALRTLEEKKLTGALRALLNEVHGRAKALATSSESPAVRRHAEWITAWCAVPLTLLQPESPASVPATHAAAVKSEVKRATESTGLGSDFLDAPLFNYTQFRPRGHYTKNKTLQRYFRAMMWMQTAPLQLDGGDGSARVVLFAFMASAKKGPDRLAQIADPLTFLVGEDDNISMRGCVDLLRQHGAGLDAAQLIEPARLVTWTQALIATNPERIGGRAGSAEVEAVRSRPALHFFPQRYTPDAEILQRLVHVLRTPKPLRPIPKGLDIFAAFGNPVARDILLNEYREADTWPAYPDSLRAVTAAMAQKQSGSTTVYGKWLESLLALRRVPQGAQPFMQTEGWQRKSLVTALASWTELKHNTVLYAKQPFGVECGGDEPPPRPLTVGYVEPNTDFWQAALRLLDDTRVFLEKNGLMTETIATKTKNIAEMGSFLLRVSEKELQKEKLSEQEHETIRLIGATASGITLSILDSPDWTSVTGPDRSVALATDVYTYNDVVLQEAVGYVHSIYVVVEIDGYLYLTRGGMFSYHEFTHPAAERLTDEAWQEMLEKGTAPGLPRWLAPVLAPITPPEMAPGSSYSSGC, encoded by the coding sequence ATGAAAACACAGGTCGTCATGCTTATGGTCGTGTATGCCGCCGTGTCGTACACAGTGCACGCACAGCAGGAATCGGTATACACCTCCGAAAAATTCCTCGACAAATACGGCGAGCGTGTGCAGCCGCCGCCGTTTAATTTCGACCGCGACATCAGCGGACTCACACTCGAGGAGCTGCGCTACCTGCGCAACGAACCCTTCGCCCGCAAGGGCTATCTGTTCAAGGACGCCGTGCTGCGCGCGTGGTTCCAGCAATACGACTGGTATCAACCGATCTGGTGGGTGCCCAGTTGGAAGGTGACACTCGAAACACGCGAGGAGGCATTTGTGGCGCGTGTGCGCGCGCGCGAGGAGGAAATGCTCGGCAGGAATTTTATACAGCAGGGACGGATGTTGAAGGCCAACCTGCGGAATCTGCTCAACACCAAACAGTTCGCCACCGTATCCGACACACTGATGCGCGCGCTCGATGCGAACGGTTTTGCGATCGTGCCCGAGAAGCAGTTGCAGATCTTCGACGTGTACGAGGAGAACGACTACAATCTGGTCCCGAGTTTTGTCACGACGGATCTGTTCCTGCAGTTGATACACATGCACTTCTCCTTCGCGCTGCGCACGCTCGAGGAGAAGAAACTGACCGGCGCGTTGCGCGCGCTGTTGAACGAAGTACACGGCCGGGCGAAGGCGCTGGCCACATCGTCGGAATCGCCCGCGGTGCGCCGCCACGCCGAGTGGATCACCGCCTGGTGCGCCGTGCCCCTGACACTGCTGCAGCCCGAGTCGCCCGCGTCCGTGCCCGCCACGCACGCGGCCGCGGTGAAGTCCGAAGTAAAACGCGCGACCGAGAGCACGGGACTCGGCAGCGACTTCCTCGACGCGCCGCTCTTCAACTACACGCAGTTCCGGCCCCGCGGCCATTACACAAAAAACAAGACGCTGCAGCGCTACTTCCGCGCGATGATGTGGATGCAGACCGCGCCCCTGCAGCTCGACGGCGGCGACGGCAGCGCGCGTGTGGTGCTGTTCGCGTTTATGGCGTCCGCAAAAAAAGGTCCGGACCGCCTCGCACAGATCGCCGATCCGCTCACCTTCCTCGTGGGAGAGGACGACAACATTTCGATGCGCGGCTGCGTCGATCTCTTGCGGCAGCACGGCGCGGGCCTCGACGCGGCGCAGCTCATCGAACCCGCGCGGCTCGTGACGTGGACGCAGGCGCTGATCGCCACAAATCCCGAACGTATCGGCGGACGGGCCGGATCGGCAGAAGTCGAGGCCGTGAGGAGCAGACCCGCGCTGCACTTCTTCCCGCAGCGTTACACACCCGACGCCGAAATCCTGCAGCGACTCGTTCACGTGCTCCGCACGCCGAAACCGCTGCGACCGATTCCGAAGGGACTCGACATTTTTGCGGCCTTCGGGAATCCCGTCGCGCGCGACATCCTGTTGAACGAATACCGCGAGGCCGACACCTGGCCCGCCTATCCCGATTCGTTGCGCGCCGTGACCGCGGCGATGGCACAGAAGCAGAGCGGCAGCACAACCGTGTACGGCAAGTGGCTCGAGAGTCTGCTGGCACTGCGCCGCGTGCCGCAGGGTGCGCAGCCGTTCATGCAGACCGAGGGCTGGCAGCGGAAGAGTCTGGTAACCGCCCTTGCGTCGTGGACCGAACTCAAACACAACACCGTGCTGTACGCCAAGCAGCCCTTCGGCGTGGAGTGCGGCGGTGACGAACCGCCGCCGCGTCCGCTCACCGTGGGATATGTGGAACCCAACACCGACTTCTGGCAAGCCGCCTTGCGCCTGCTCGACGACACGCGAGTGTTCCTCGAGAAGAACGGACTGATGACCGAGACCATCGCCACCAAAACCAAGAACATTGCCGAGATGGGATCCTTTCTTCTGCGTGTGAGCGAGAAGGAATTGCAGAAGGAAAAACTCAGCGAGCAGGAACACGAGACCATACGGCTCATCGGCGCGACCGCCTCGGGCATCACACTCTCGATACTCGATTCGCCCGATTGGACCAGCGTGACCGGTCCCGACCGTTCCGTCGCCCTAGCCACCGACGTGTACACCTACAACGACGTGGTATTGCAGGAAGCCGTCGGCTACGTGCACAGCATCTACGTCGTGGTGGAGATCGACGGCTACCTCTACCTCACGCGCGGGGGCATGTTCAGTTATCACGAGTTCACACACCCCGCCGCCGAGCGCCTCACCGACGAGGCCTGGCAGGAGATGCTCGAAAAAGGCACCGCACCCGGCCTGCCGCGCTGGCTCGCGCCGGTACTCGCACCCATCACCCCACCCGAGATGGCTCCGGGCAGTTCGTACAGTTCCGGGTGTTGA
- a CDS encoding alpha/beta hydrolase yields the protein MKLSTYLLLAAVVLATSATGPRLAAQQRDASGAWLGSLKLGAMELRLVFNLTHKDDGTYSATLDSPDQGAKGIPVATAVVTSDSLVLGLPALRGRYAGVFSSDSTVDGNWVQAGQTFPLALRHSSAPVEIKRPQTPRPPLPYFSEDVEFRNTVEDFTLAGTLTMPKGQGPFPAVVLITGSGPQDRDETIFAHKPFLVLADHLTRKGFAVLRYDDRGVGQSKGSSAAATSDQFADDAEAALEYLRTRPELDHSRLGLAGHSEGGLIAPIVAARSKHVAFIVLLAGPGLPGDVILLRQGELIRRASGVPEDQIADQETLAKALYAVLRAEPDTAAAYKKMMAVVEEMYEKLPEEKKKNPEMSPSAIAASLRTINSAWFRRFLTYDPRPMLQRVSVPVLALNGELDLQVPARENIAAIEAALAAGGNTRVTTRILPKLNHLFQTAETGLMNEYGKIEETFAPSALEEISTWLLKVTAR from the coding sequence ATGAAACTCTCCACGTATTTGCTACTCGCAGCCGTCGTCCTCGCAACGTCCGCTACCGGACCCCGCCTCGCCGCGCAGCAGCGCGACGCCTCCGGCGCCTGGCTCGGGTCGCTGAAACTCGGTGCAATGGAACTGCGCCTCGTTTTTAATCTGACACACAAGGACGACGGCACGTATTCCGCCACGCTCGACAGTCCCGATCAGGGTGCCAAGGGTATTCCTGTCGCCACTGCCGTTGTCACGTCCGACAGTCTCGTTCTCGGACTGCCGGCCCTGCGCGGACGCTACGCGGGTGTGTTCAGCTCCGATTCCACGGTGGACGGCAACTGGGTGCAGGCGGGGCAGACCTTCCCGCTCGCGCTGCGCCACAGCAGTGCTCCCGTCGAAATCAAACGGCCGCAGACGCCGAGGCCGCCGCTGCCGTATTTCAGCGAGGACGTGGAGTTCCGCAACACGGTCGAGGACTTCACACTCGCCGGCACACTCACCATGCCGAAAGGTCAGGGACCTTTCCCGGCCGTCGTGCTGATCACGGGATCGGGTCCGCAGGACCGCGACGAAACGATCTTTGCGCACAAACCCTTCCTCGTGCTCGCCGACCATCTCACCCGCAAGGGTTTTGCCGTGTTACGCTACGACGACCGCGGCGTGGGTCAGTCGAAGGGATCGAGCGCCGCCGCAACGTCGGATCAGTTTGCCGACGACGCCGAAGCCGCGCTCGAGTATCTGCGCACACGTCCCGAACTCGATCATTCGCGCCTCGGACTCGCGGGGCACAGCGAGGGCGGACTCATCGCGCCCATCGTCGCGGCCCGCTCGAAACATGTGGCCTTCATCGTGCTGCTCGCCGGACCCGGCCTGCCGGGGGATGTGATTCTCCTGCGGCAGGGCGAGTTGATCCGCCGCGCGAGTGGTGTGCCCGAAGATCAGATCGCGGACCAGGAAACTCTTGCCAAGGCCCTGTACGCCGTGCTCCGCGCCGAGCCCGACACCGCGGCGGCCTATAAAAAGATGATGGCGGTTGTTGAGGAGATGTACGAGAAACTGCCGGAAGAGAAAAAGAAGAATCCCGAAATGAGCCCGTCCGCCATCGCCGCGTCGCTGCGCACGATCAACTCGGCGTGGTTCCGCCGCTTCCTCACCTATGATCCGCGGCCGATGCTGCAGCGTGTGTCGGTGCCCGTGCTGGCTCTGAACGGCGAACTGGATCTGCAGGTGCCCGCGCGCGAGAACATCGCCGCCATCGAGGCCGCGCTCGCCGCGGGGGGGAACACACGTGTCACCACACGTATCCTTCCGAAACTGAACCATCTGTTCCAGACCGCCGAAACCGGCCTCATGAACGAGTACGGAAAAATCGAGGAGACCTTCGCCCCCTCCGCGCTCGAGGAAATATCGACGTGGCTGCTGAAGGTGACCGCGAGATAA
- a CDS encoding type II toxin-antitoxin system VapB family antitoxin, with protein MATNLDIDDALIEEARRLGKHKSKREAVTQALREYTARLRQADVVTLFGSVTFDETYDYKVQRRVR; from the coding sequence ATGGCAACAAATCTCGATATCGATGACGCTCTGATCGAAGAGGCGCGGCGTCTCGGGAAACACAAGAGCAAGCGTGAGGCAGTGACACAAGCCCTGCGCGAGTACACTGCGCGTCTGCGTCAGGCCGATGTCGTCACGCTGTTCGGCAGTGTGACCTTCGACGAAACCTACGACTACAAAGTGCAGAGACGCGTCCGGTGA
- a CDS encoding PIN domain-containing protein: MSVLVDTCIWSLVLRRENPREDLSAELQVLAEAGSIAIIGPIRQELLSGVKDRKVFNRLAERLHAFQDIPLSESDFVRAAAFYNAARGRGVQGSNTDFLICAVASARGIPVFTVDADFHRFATFLPFRLYEWQSPPRPWRVNEPPAAGVVKRKTSATAKKAR; the protein is encoded by the coding sequence GTGAGCGTGCTCGTCGACACCTGCATCTGGTCGCTGGTATTACGTCGTGAGAATCCGCGCGAGGATCTGAGCGCGGAACTGCAGGTGCTCGCGGAAGCGGGATCCATTGCAATCATCGGACCGATTCGGCAGGAACTCCTATCCGGTGTGAAGGATCGCAAGGTCTTCAACCGGCTCGCGGAACGATTGCACGCCTTCCAGGATATTCCGCTCTCTGAATCCGATTTTGTGCGAGCTGCCGCGTTCTATAATGCCGCGCGCGGGCGCGGTGTGCAGGGCTCAAATACCGACTTCCTCATCTGTGCAGTGGCATCAGCACGCGGCATTCCCGTATTCACGGTGGATGCCGATTTTCATCGCTTCGCGACGTTTCTTCCGTTCCGTTTGTACGAGTGGCAGTCGCCGCCGCGTCCGTGGAGGGTGAACGAGCCACCGGCCGCGGGCGTGGTGAAACGGAAAACCTCCGCTACCGCGAAGAAGGCACGATGA
- a CDS encoding SBBP repeat-containing protein, giving the protein MSTRRIVFITMFLCVAAMVCRTPVAAQQRDSVHLRFATYLGGKTFEQARDITCDAQGNVYVTGGTSSRDFPTTPGAYDRTFATGGTSLGSGGPMDVFVTKFDRNGRLLWSTYVGGPNYDRAYAMEVDDSGYLYIAGRAGEGFPTTPGVLQPAFAGDTLPNGAYGKQDGFVAKLSPDGSRLVWSTYFGRQDGGICRDMHIDARGNVYLAQPGVLGPHPHVTAGAYQTRHAGGEDAVVAKLAPDASSVIWASYYGGSGADGGGPTVRVGPGGRVWMVGSTNSRNLPVTSTAFDTSYNGGSNDVFVVCFEADGSAIRYGAYLGGSATEGTETHNLAIDGDGNAFVTSGTNSADFPTTPGALQRTMRGTSDAYITKISSDGSTLLASTYLGGSSSDFTEGIRADAAGRVTVGGGTSSADFPVTADAAQKTLAGAGDAFAARFTPDLGRTEYATFFGGTLAEGARCTWSDDNGSLYIAGQTLSPALPLLRAAQPALADTAGREDAFVASYTVPDPVSDIHSTPAAAEWRMSIHPHPAYGVTRFVASAERQGGTAVLYTLAGLEAASFTLTPQDGGGAAAVFDVSHLPAGLYILRYGAIRAQPLLIVPSSR; this is encoded by the coding sequence ATGTCCACACGTCGAATCGTTTTCATCACCATGTTTCTCTGTGTCGCCGCGATGGTCTGCCGCACGCCGGTTGCGGCACAGCAGCGCGACAGCGTACACCTGCGTTTCGCGACCTACCTGGGGGGAAAGACCTTCGAGCAGGCGCGCGACATCACCTGCGACGCACAGGGCAACGTGTATGTGACGGGCGGCACCAGTTCGCGCGACTTCCCGACAACACCCGGCGCCTACGACCGGACCTTTGCGACAGGCGGCACGAGTTTGGGGTCCGGCGGTCCGATGGATGTGTTTGTCACGAAGTTCGACAGGAACGGGCGGCTGTTATGGTCCACCTACGTGGGCGGCCCGAACTACGACCGCGCGTACGCGATGGAAGTGGACGACAGCGGTTACCTGTACATCGCGGGCCGCGCGGGCGAGGGTTTCCCGACCACACCCGGCGTGCTGCAGCCCGCCTTTGCGGGTGACACGCTGCCCAACGGCGCCTATGGGAAGCAGGACGGGTTTGTGGCGAAGCTGAGTCCCGACGGATCGCGCCTCGTATGGAGCACCTACTTCGGGCGGCAGGACGGCGGCATCTGCCGCGACATGCACATCGATGCGCGCGGCAACGTGTACCTGGCGCAGCCCGGCGTGCTGGGTCCGCATCCCCACGTCACGGCAGGCGCGTATCAGACCCGCCATGCTGGCGGCGAGGACGCGGTGGTGGCCAAACTCGCGCCCGACGCCTCATCCGTCATCTGGGCCTCGTATTACGGCGGCAGCGGCGCCGACGGCGGCGGACCCACCGTGCGTGTCGGACCCGGCGGGCGCGTATGGATGGTGGGTTCGACTAACTCGCGGAATCTACCCGTGACTTCCACCGCCTTCGACACCTCGTACAACGGCGGCAGCAACGATGTGTTTGTGGTGTGTTTCGAAGCCGACGGCAGTGCGATACGCTACGGCGCGTATCTGGGCGGCAGCGCGACCGAGGGGACCGAGACACACAATCTCGCGATCGACGGCGACGGCAACGCCTTTGTCACATCCGGCACCAACTCGGCCGACTTCCCCACCACCCCGGGCGCATTACAGCGCACCATGCGCGGCACGAGTGACGCGTACATCACAAAGATCTCGTCCGACGGCAGCACACTGCTTGCCTCGACCTACCTCGGCGGATCGTCGAGTGATTTTACCGAAGGCATACGCGCCGACGCCGCCGGACGAGTGACCGTGGGCGGCGGCACCAGTTCCGCCGATTTTCCCGTGACGGCCGACGCCGCGCAGAAAACACTCGCGGGCGCGGGCGACGCCTTTGCGGCGCGTTTTACCCCGGACCTCGGCCGCACCGAATACGCCACATTTTTCGGCGGGACCCTGGCCGAAGGCGCGCGGTGCACATGGTCCGACGACAACGGTTCGCTGTACATCGCCGGTCAGACACTGTCGCCCGCACTGCCGCTGCTCCGCGCCGCGCAGCCGGCCCTGGCCGACACCGCAGGACGCGAGGACGCCTTTGTTGCGAGTTACACCGTGCCCGATCCCGTATCGGATATACACAGCACACCCGCGGCCGCGGAGTGGCGTATGTCGATACACCCGCATCCCGCATACGGCGTGACACGGTTTGTCGCGTCGGCGGAGCGGCAGGGCGGCACGGCCGTGTTGTACACACTCGCCGGACTCGAAGCCGCGTCCTTCACCCTCACACCGCAGGATGGCGGCGGCGCGGCGGCTGTGTTTGACGTGTCGCACCTGCCCGCGGGCCTGTACATACTGCGTTACGGCGCGATACGGGCGCAGCCGCTGCTCATCGTGCCTTCTTCGCGGTAG
- a CDS encoding Omp28-related outer membrane protein: MNIRTALSFVTLVLLLPLLVQAQTTARRPLIENVTGTWCQYCPFGADSIRSIKLRTPEAIAVSYHNQDPMATAEGNQIDDSLAVQGYPNAAVDRTVWNIGGTLYLSLSRGYWGATTSIRAAVPSPMQITMAGNYDSTSRLLTATVDMKALQDMTGTYVLYFMVLEDSLNYPQVKNGVGTISPYYHFDVVRKVVTGGTGKTVTTMGFTANQTIQENVQWTLGATWNPRKCKVVAFVVRNYGVTYGQRDVQQAIEEPLYNNSTVFNLMPVNLQAFSGSSTEAGVSLSWTALSETNNRGWNVERSSDGEPWHAVSFVDGRGSSTERHTYEFVDATVSTGRSYFYRLRQMDFDGTEEMSNTIMVVHGSRPATMRIAGIAPNPFTTVAAINVDIAEAGQLRLQVFDAMGRLVRTLADGDYAAGTHSFSWKGLDASGVAMPNGTYFCRLSTTAGVETQQLMLVR, from the coding sequence ATGAACATTCGTACCGCCTTGTCGTTTGTTACGCTGGTATTGTTGCTGCCCCTGCTGGTGCAGGCCCAGACCACCGCGCGCCGTCCCCTCATCGAAAACGTGACAGGCACCTGGTGCCAGTACTGCCCCTTCGGCGCCGACTCGATCCGTTCGATCAAGCTGCGCACGCCCGAAGCCATCGCGGTGTCGTATCACAACCAGGATCCGATGGCGACGGCCGAAGGCAATCAGATCGACGACAGTCTTGCCGTGCAGGGATATCCCAACGCGGCGGTGGACCGGACCGTGTGGAACATCGGCGGGACGCTGTACCTGTCGCTGAGCCGCGGCTACTGGGGCGCAACCACATCGATACGCGCCGCGGTGCCCTCGCCCATGCAGATCACCATGGCGGGCAATTACGATTCGACCTCGCGCCTGCTCACCGCCACGGTGGACATGAAGGCGCTGCAGGACATGACCGGCACCTACGTGCTGTACTTCATGGTTCTTGAAGACAGTTTGAACTACCCGCAGGTGAAAAACGGCGTGGGCACCATCAGCCCGTACTACCACTTCGACGTGGTGCGCAAGGTGGTGACGGGCGGCACGGGCAAAACCGTGACCACCATGGGCTTCACCGCGAATCAGACCATACAGGAGAACGTGCAGTGGACGCTGGGCGCCACCTGGAATCCGCGCAAGTGCAAGGTGGTGGCGTTTGTGGTGCGGAATTACGGCGTGACCTACGGTCAGCGGGACGTGCAGCAGGCGATCGAGGAACCGCTGTACAACAACAGCACCGTGTTCAACCTGATGCCGGTGAATCTGCAGGCCTTCTCGGGCAGCAGCACCGAGGCCGGCGTGTCGCTGAGCTGGACCGCGCTGAGCGAGACCAACAACCGCGGCTGGAATGTGGAGCGCAGCTCCGACGGCGAGCCCTGGCATGCGGTGTCGTTTGTGGACGGCCGCGGAAGCAGCACCGAGCGCCACACCTACGAGTTTGTCGACGCCACCGTGAGCACGGGCCGCAGCTACTTCTACCGTCTGCGCCAGATGGACTTCGACGGCACGGAGGAAATGTCGAACACGATCATGGTGGTGCACGGCTCGCGCCCGGCCACGATGCGTATTGCGGGCATTGCCCCGAATCCCTTCACCACCGTGGCCGCCATCAATGTGGACATCGCCGAAGCCGGCCAACTGCGCCTGCAGGTGTTCGACGCGATGGGCCGCCTGGTGCGCACGCTGGCCGACGGCGACTACGCCGCGGGCACACACAGCTTCTCGTGGAAGGGCCTCGACGCCTCGGGCGTCGCGATGCCCAACGGCACCTACTTCTGCCGCCTGAGCACGACCGCGGGTGTGGAGACACAGCAGTTGATGCTCGTGCGCTGA